The genomic DNA CCGGGAGGAGTTGAACAAGCTCGACATCGAGAAATCTCAAAAAGAGGTCGTGAATCTCCTGAGGATGTTCGTGGTCCGCATCTACGTCTGCCAAAAAGAAAAGCGCGGCTCGAAGACCGCGCACCTGAAAATCCACTGGAATCCCGTACTTATAAACAAAGAGAGCCTGGAATCAGGCTCTACTGTTGGTATAGGTGGCAGCGGCACGGGGAATCGAACCCCGGTTGCATGGCTGAGAACCACGCGTCCTAACCACTAGACGATGCCGCCAGAGCAACGCCTTTGTAACTTAAACGGGCCGGTCTTGTCAACTCCTTTTGCCGGGGGCATAACTCGGTTCGCCGGGGGCGTAGCTCGGTTCGCTCGGTTCACGCGTCGGTCGCGTGCGTCGGGAAGGGGCAAGGGGCTTAAGCCCCTTGTCTGAGTGTATAGGACACTGCCCGGCCCGCTTCGGCCTCTTGGCTGGGGCGGATGGATTCGAACCACCGTAAGCAAATCCAGAGTCTGCTGTCCTGCCACTAGACGACGCCCCAGGAGGGGAGAAGCCTAGCACAAAGCTGGGGTGGGAATCAACCCGCGAGCGGCGCCTTTACCTCCGCCCCGGTCATCTCGAAGGACGCCAGCACGGCGTCCAGTTCCCCCATCAGGCTCTTCCAGTCCTTCTGCGACGCGGCGAATTGGATACCGCAGAGCGTCTGCCCCTTGACCAGCGTCCAGTCCCAGGCGCGCCACGGCGTATCCTCGACGTTGAAGGTGAACTCGACGCGGACGGCCTTGATACCGGAGAGGTCCACCTGCTCCCGTCCCACCTCCGTCATATCGGGGAAAGACGGTTCCAGCTCCCAGAGCTTGTCCTCCAGGGCCAGGTCGCGGTCCTCCACGGTGAGCTCCTGCCCTCGGTTCTGGCAGAAGACCGACAGGTAGGCCCCGGTCTTGGGCGAGAGGAGCATGGCGGTGTCGGAGTCGTTGGCCGGGTCCTGGATGAGCTCGCCATCGTCCCAGAGGTCGTTGGCGACGCTGAAGGTGACGCCGAATCGCTCCAGGTTGACGTCGCGGCGCGCGGGCGCGGTCACGACCTCCCCGCCGTCGGTGCCATCGGACGGTGCCTTCTCCTCCCCGCAGGCGAGGGGGATGAGGCAGACCAGTGCTATAAGGAACCAAACATGTTTCCGCATTTTCGACCTCCTGGATGGAGACAAGGGGTTTAAACCCCTTGTTCCACCCCTTGCCTTAAAAAATGGAGAGGATCAGCGGGCGATCACGAAACGCTGTAGTGAGCCAGCCCCGCTCGTTTTATCGGTGAGCTCCGCCAGGTATACCCCCGGAGCCAGGCCGTCGGTCGTCAGGGTGACCGTCTCCCGTCCGGCGGCGTGCTCTCCGGAGTAGGGTCGGGCCACGCGTCGGCCCGCGAGATCATAGACCGTGAGCTCCACTCGGGCGTCTATGGGGAACATCAACACGAAGTTCACCACGCCGTCGGCGGGGGAGGGGTAAGGATGGCCGAGCACCGCCCGCGGCGTGGGCATTCCCTGGCCGTAGACGAGCGTCTCCGGCCCGCGGGAGAGCTCCCCGCCCCCGGAAACGAGGGCCACGACGCGGTAGGCGTACTGTCTGCCCCACTCGACCTCGCGGTCCAGGTAGGGGCCCGTCGCGACGGAATCCGTGTTCAACGGCTCCCATAAACCCAAGTCCACCTTCCTGTAGAGGCGGTATCCCTCCACGAGGTCGGACCGGGTGAGCGTCCAGTACGCCAGGACGCCGTCGGCATCCTGGGTAAGGCCGAAATCGGTGAACCGCAGGCCGGCCTGCATCGCCAACAGGGCCAAAAGGCACTGAAGCCGGCCGTAGCCCGCGTAGTTGTCCTTGCCCGCCTCGCCCAGGTCCAGGGCGGAGAGCTCCAGGTAGTCCTTCACCTCCTGGGGCGTCAGTGAGGGGTCGGCCTGGAGCAAGAGGGCGACGGCCCCCGCCACGTGGGGCGTGGACATGGAGGTGCCCTCCATGTTGATGTAGCCCCCCCGGCGGCCGTCTATGCTCTTGATGCCCTCGCCGGGATTGACCGTCCCGCCCGGCGCGCAGATGTCCGGCTTGATGCAGCCCGGCGGGTAGGGCCAGTCGTCGTAGGGCGGGTCGAAGGCCCACTCCACGGGGCCGATGCTGGAAAAGAAGGAGACCCCGTCCGCGCTCTCGGTGGCGCCGACGGTGATTATCTCCGGCACATCGCCCGGGGTGCGGATGTTATCGGGCGGGGGGTACTGCTCCGTCTTGTCGCCCTCGTTCCCCGCCGCGGCCACTATCACCGCGCCCAGCTCCAGGGTGGTCCGGCACACATCGCGCCATAGCGGCTGGTTGTGGGTCTGATTCTGGTACCAGCCGAAGCTCAGGTTGAGGACGTCGGCGCCCATCTCCACCGCGTAGTCCATCCCGTCCCAGGTGATGTATTCCGTGCCGCGCCCGGTGTCGGAGAAGACCTTCACTGCCATGATGCGGGCGTCGGGGGCCACGCCGGTCTGGGACCCGGCGCTGCCGTCGCCGGCCACGATGCCCGCCACGTGGCTCCCGTGGCCGTCCTCGGGACCTAGCACGGTGCCGTCGTCGTAGTAGAAGTCCCAGCCGTTGACGTCGTCAACGTAGCCGTTGGCGTCGTCGTCGAGGCCGTTGCCCGGAATCTCGCCCAGATTGACCCAGGGGTGATCGGCCAGGTCGGGGTGCTCGAAGTCGCAGCCGGTGTCCACCACGGCCACCACCACCCCGTCGCCGGTGTAGCCGTAGGGCGCGTCCCAGACAAGCGGGGCCTCCACGCGGCTCACGTTCCAGGTGATGTCGGCGGAGGAACACAGGGCGTCGTCGGTGGTGGAGCAGAGGGCGACG from bacterium includes the following:
- a CDS encoding S8 family serine peptidase, with translation MRVRIVILQLLTATALAAGTLDPSLEAELDRDPASLTPVVVVLAERPADLHLDRYATALAPEERRAARWALLEEMCGRSQSPVLDFLYQAEAPGLAEDIRPLVLLNAVGARVTAEIARELADLPGVDRVALCSTTDDALCSSADITWNVSRVEAPLVWDAPYGYTGDGVVVAVVDTGCDFEHPDLADHPWVNLGEIPGNGLDDDANGYVDDVNGWDFYYDDGTVLGPEDGHGSHVAGIVAGDGSAGSQTGVAPDARIMAVKVFSDTGRGTEYITWDGMDYAVEMGADVLNLSFGWYQNQTHNQPLWRDVCRTTLELGAVIVAAAGNEGDKTEQYPPPDNIRTPGDVPEIITVGATESADGVSFFSSIGPVEWAFDPPYDDWPYPPGCIKPDICAPGGTVNPGEGIKSIDGRRGGYINMEGTSMSTPHVAGAVALLLQADPSLTPQEVKDYLELSALDLGEAGKDNYAGYGRLQCLLALLAMQAGLRFTDFGLTQDADGVLAYWTLTRSDLVEGYRLYRKVDLGLWEPLNTDSVATGPYLDREVEWGRQYAYRVVALVSGGGELSRGPETLVYGQGMPTPRAVLGHPYPSPADGVVNFVLMFPIDARVELTVYDLAGRRVARPYSGEHAAGRETVTLTTDGLAPGVYLAELTDKTSGAGSLQRFVIAR